The Musa acuminata AAA Group cultivar baxijiao chromosome BXJ2-2, Cavendish_Baxijiao_AAA, whole genome shotgun sequence genome has a segment encoding these proteins:
- the LOC135605796 gene encoding sec-independent protein translocase protein TATA, chloroplastic-like produces MVAMAFAASPAALMTTSSSPRLLSKRSSLASSESLFVVAAAHRTRALQRRLRPGRSGGLGCRCLFGLGVPELVVIAGVAALVFGPKNLPEIGRSIGKTVKSFQQAAKEFETELKKDPEDSSKSPPAESPKAVSSEDEKKELETSGTTDSS; encoded by the exons ATGGTGGCGATGGCCTTTGCTGCTTCGCCGGCCGCTCTAATGACGACGTCCTCCTCGCCTCGGCTGCTGTCGAAGCGCTCCTCTCTCGCATCATCCGAGTCCCTCTTCGTCGTTGCCGCCGCCCACCGCACCCGCGCCCTCCAGAGGAGGCTGCGACCCGGGAGGAGCGGCGGCCTCGGGTGCCGCTGCTTGTTCGGCCTCGGGGTGCCGGAGCTCGTCGTGATCGCCGGGGTCGCCGCGCTCGTCTTTGGCCCGAAGAATCTCCCAGAGATTGGCCGGAGCATCGGCAAGACCGTCAAGAGCTTCCAACAG GCTGCAAAAGAATTTGAAACCGAGTTAAAGAAGGATCCAGAAGATTCAAGTAAATCTCCTCCAGCTGAAAGCCCTAAAGCAGTTAGCAGTGAAGATGAAAAGAAGGAACTTGAAACATCAGGCACAACAGACAGCTCATGA
- the LOC135605794 gene encoding auxin-induced protein 22D-like, whose amino-acid sequence MEAAASYVKDGDDLRDTELRLGLPGTEAPEKPAAPSTRGSKRALQEDGDMESRAKSRPLEVDCGEAPAAKTQIVGWPPIRSYRRNSFPPRKVEAEAEAEAAGLYVKVSMDGAPYLRKIDLKVYKGYKELREAIDNMFKCFTQGEVSRKEGCSSGSESAITYEDKDGDLMLVGDVPWEMFISSCRRLRIMKGCEVRGLRTRQYS is encoded by the exons ATGGAAGCTGCGGCGAGCTACGTGAAGGACGGCGACGACCTCAGGGACACGGAACTCAGGCTCGGGCTGCCGGGCACCGAAGCGCCCGAGAAACCGGCGGCCCCCTCGACGAGGGGCAGCAAAAGAGCGCTGCAGGAAGATGGCGACATGGAAAGCCGTGCCAAGAGCAGGCCTTTGGAGGTGGACTGCGGCGAAGCACCAGCGGCAAA AACGCAGATAGTTGGGTGGCCGCCGATCCGATCGTACAGGAGGAACAGCTTCCCGCCGAGGAaggtggaggcggaggcggaggcggaggccgcCGGACTGTACGTGAAAGTGAGCATGGACGGGGCTCCTTACCTGAGGAAGATTGACCTCAAGGTTTACAAGGGTTACAAGGAGCTAAGGGAGGCCATCGACAACATGTTCAAGTGCTTCACTCAAG GAGAGGTCTCAAGGAAAGAAGGCTGCAGCAGTGGATCTGAATCTGCCATCACCTATGAGGACAAAGATGGAGACTTGATGTTGGTCGGTGATGTTCCCTGGGA GATGTTCATCTCCTCCTGCAGAAGATTGAGGATAATGAAAGGATGCGAAGTAAGAGGCCTGAGAACAAGACAATATAGCTAG
- the LOC135605790 gene encoding light-inducible protein CPRF2-like isoform X3 — MERVFSADEIADSFWAASPASAGLPSPAGAAMSRCPSEWYLEKFLEEAAAFSAPSPNPSLNANQNNCNTVPYPPSAVSSASSRNPSPNLAPNPSASSSTVGSNFCGAPRASGRVGNGEVVEIKLPFGPPVAVDPGNYQALLKQKLDVICAAVAMSRSSSVNPQNSASVADSRSPISDASQFGSQVPVKGDGPGGVPALSILQNSGTQGKPATSGSSRDQSDDDDDDDDELEGEAETNENMDPAERRRMRRMLSNRESARRSRRRKQAHLSELEGQVSELKIENSTLLKRLTDINQKYGDAAVGNRILKADVETLRAKT; from the exons ATGGAGAGGGTCTTCTCGGCGGATGAGATCGCCGACTCTTTCTGGGCCGCCTCTCCCGCCTCGGCAGGCCTGCCCTCGCCCGCCGGAGCCGCGATGAGCCGGTGCCCCTCCGAGTGGTACTTAGAGAAGTTCCTCGAGGAGGCCGCCGCTTTCTCCGCCCCCAGCCCTAACCCTAGCCTCAACGCCAACCAAAATAACTGTAATACGGTCCCCTATCCTCCGAGCGCCGTCTCCTCGGCCTCTAGCCGCAACCCTAGCCCTAACCTGGCACCCAATCCCAGCGCTTCGTCCTCCACCGTGGGGTCCAACTTTTGTGGGGCCCCGAGGGCCTCTGGACGAGTCGGAAATGGCGAGGTGGTGGAGATCAAGCTCCCCTTCGGTCCGCCGGTTGCTGTCGATCCCGGGAACTACCAAGCGCTTCTGAAGCAAAAGCTGGACGTGATCTGTGCTGCAGTCGCCATGTCTCGA AGCTCTAGTGTGAATCCACAAAATTCTGCTTCTGTAGCTGACAGCAGGTCACCGATTTCAGATGCTTCACAGTTTGGTTCTCAAGTACCTGTGAAGG GTGATGGACCTGGTGGAGTTCCAGCTCTATCCATTTTGCAGAACTCAGGTACCCAAGGGAAGCCAGCTACCAGTGGTTCATCAAGGGACcagtctgatgatgatgatgatgatgatgatgaacttgaaggaGAAGCAGAGACCAATGAAAATATGGACCCTGCTGAAAGAAGACGCATGAGGAG AATGCTCTCAAACCGAGAATCTGCAAGACGTTCAAGAAGGAGAAAGCAAGCACATCTAAGTGAACTTGAGGGACAG GTCTCTGAATTAAAAATTGAGAATTCAACACTGTTAAAGCGTCTAACTGATATTAATCAGAAGTACGGTGATGCTGCTGTTGGCAATAGGATACTAAAAGCAGATGTAGAGACATTAAGAGCAAAG ACATGA
- the LOC135605790 gene encoding bZIP transcription factor RISBZ2-like isoform X2, producing MERVFSADEIADSFWAASPASAGLPSPAGAAMSRCPSEWYLEKFLEEAAAFSAPSPNPSLNANQNNCNTVPYPPSAVSSASSRNPSPNLAPNPSASSSTVGSNFCGAPRASGRVGNGEVVEIKLPFGPPVAVDPGNYQALLKQKLDVICAAVAMSRSSSVNPQNSASVADSRSPISDASQFGSQVPVKALSILQNSGTQGKPATSGSSRDQSDDDDDDDDELEGEAETNENMDPAERRRMRRMLSNRESARRSRRRKQAHLSELEGQVSELKIENSTLLKRLTDINQKYGDAAVGNRILKADVETLRAKVKMAEETVKRVTGVCPLYPIISDMSNISLPFNGSSSDATSNVVIPVHDSTNRFFHVSAYDQRTNTCLPDIGIPPPVEDAVHGAVAAGKADGAASMRQADSLEHPHKRILGGPNSSPEWDSAAWDPKTSVTGKKNQG from the exons ATGGAGAGGGTCTTCTCGGCGGATGAGATCGCCGACTCTTTCTGGGCCGCCTCTCCCGCCTCGGCAGGCCTGCCCTCGCCCGCCGGAGCCGCGATGAGCCGGTGCCCCTCCGAGTGGTACTTAGAGAAGTTCCTCGAGGAGGCCGCCGCTTTCTCCGCCCCCAGCCCTAACCCTAGCCTCAACGCCAACCAAAATAACTGTAATACGGTCCCCTATCCTCCGAGCGCCGTCTCCTCGGCCTCTAGCCGCAACCCTAGCCCTAACCTGGCACCCAATCCCAGCGCTTCGTCCTCCACCGTGGGGTCCAACTTTTGTGGGGCCCCGAGGGCCTCTGGACGAGTCGGAAATGGCGAGGTGGTGGAGATCAAGCTCCCCTTCGGTCCGCCGGTTGCTGTCGATCCCGGGAACTACCAAGCGCTTCTGAAGCAAAAGCTGGACGTGATCTGTGCTGCAGTCGCCATGTCTCGA AGCTCTAGTGTGAATCCACAAAATTCTGCTTCTGTAGCTGACAGCAGGTCACCGATTTCAGATGCTTCACAGTTTGGTTCTCAAGTACCTGTGAAGG CTCTATCCATTTTGCAGAACTCAGGTACCCAAGGGAAGCCAGCTACCAGTGGTTCATCAAGGGACcagtctgatgatgatgatgatgatgatgatgaacttgaaggaGAAGCAGAGACCAATGAAAATATGGACCCTGCTGAAAGAAGACGCATGAGGAG AATGCTCTCAAACCGAGAATCTGCAAGACGTTCAAGAAGGAGAAAGCAAGCACATCTAAGTGAACTTGAGGGACAG GTCTCTGAATTAAAAATTGAGAATTCAACACTGTTAAAGCGTCTAACTGATATTAATCAGAAGTACGGTGATGCTGCTGTTGGCAATAGGATACTAAAAGCAGATGTAGAGACATTAAGAGCAAAG GTGAAAATGGCAGAGGAGACTGTAAAGAGGGTAACTGGAGTGTGTCCTTTGTACCCGATCATCTCCGACATGTCAAATATCAGTTTACCGTTTAACGGGAGTTCATCTGATGCAACCTCCAATGTTGTCATTCCTGTTCATGACAGCACAAACCGCTTCTTCCATGTGTCAGCATACGATCAGAGAACGAACACCTGCCTTCCTGACATTGGGATCCCTCCTCCGGTTGAGGATGCTGTCCATGGTGCTGTGGCTGCGGGGAAGGCTGACGGAGCTGCATCCATGCGGCAAGCTGACAGCCTGGAGCATCCTCATAAAAGAATCCTCGGAGGACCAAACTCATCCCCAGAATGGGACTCAGCAGCATGGGATCCGAAGACCTCTGTCACTGGCAAAAAGAATCAGGGCTAA
- the LOC135605790 gene encoding bZIP transcription factor RISBZ2-like isoform X1 has product MERVFSADEIADSFWAASPASAGLPSPAGAAMSRCPSEWYLEKFLEEAAAFSAPSPNPSLNANQNNCNTVPYPPSAVSSASSRNPSPNLAPNPSASSSTVGSNFCGAPRASGRVGNGEVVEIKLPFGPPVAVDPGNYQALLKQKLDVICAAVAMSRSSSVNPQNSASVADSRSPISDASQFGSQVPVKGDGPGGVPALSILQNSGTQGKPATSGSSRDQSDDDDDDDDELEGEAETNENMDPAERRRMRRMLSNRESARRSRRRKQAHLSELEGQVSELKIENSTLLKRLTDINQKYGDAAVGNRILKADVETLRAKVKMAEETVKRVTGVCPLYPIISDMSNISLPFNGSSSDATSNVVIPVHDSTNRFFHVSAYDQRTNTCLPDIGIPPPVEDAVHGAVAAGKADGAASMRQADSLEHPHKRILGGPNSSPEWDSAAWDPKTSVTGKKNQG; this is encoded by the exons ATGGAGAGGGTCTTCTCGGCGGATGAGATCGCCGACTCTTTCTGGGCCGCCTCTCCCGCCTCGGCAGGCCTGCCCTCGCCCGCCGGAGCCGCGATGAGCCGGTGCCCCTCCGAGTGGTACTTAGAGAAGTTCCTCGAGGAGGCCGCCGCTTTCTCCGCCCCCAGCCCTAACCCTAGCCTCAACGCCAACCAAAATAACTGTAATACGGTCCCCTATCCTCCGAGCGCCGTCTCCTCGGCCTCTAGCCGCAACCCTAGCCCTAACCTGGCACCCAATCCCAGCGCTTCGTCCTCCACCGTGGGGTCCAACTTTTGTGGGGCCCCGAGGGCCTCTGGACGAGTCGGAAATGGCGAGGTGGTGGAGATCAAGCTCCCCTTCGGTCCGCCGGTTGCTGTCGATCCCGGGAACTACCAAGCGCTTCTGAAGCAAAAGCTGGACGTGATCTGTGCTGCAGTCGCCATGTCTCGA AGCTCTAGTGTGAATCCACAAAATTCTGCTTCTGTAGCTGACAGCAGGTCACCGATTTCAGATGCTTCACAGTTTGGTTCTCAAGTACCTGTGAAGG GTGATGGACCTGGTGGAGTTCCAGCTCTATCCATTTTGCAGAACTCAGGTACCCAAGGGAAGCCAGCTACCAGTGGTTCATCAAGGGACcagtctgatgatgatgatgatgatgatgatgaacttgaaggaGAAGCAGAGACCAATGAAAATATGGACCCTGCTGAAAGAAGACGCATGAGGAG AATGCTCTCAAACCGAGAATCTGCAAGACGTTCAAGAAGGAGAAAGCAAGCACATCTAAGTGAACTTGAGGGACAG GTCTCTGAATTAAAAATTGAGAATTCAACACTGTTAAAGCGTCTAACTGATATTAATCAGAAGTACGGTGATGCTGCTGTTGGCAATAGGATACTAAAAGCAGATGTAGAGACATTAAGAGCAAAG GTGAAAATGGCAGAGGAGACTGTAAAGAGGGTAACTGGAGTGTGTCCTTTGTACCCGATCATCTCCGACATGTCAAATATCAGTTTACCGTTTAACGGGAGTTCATCTGATGCAACCTCCAATGTTGTCATTCCTGTTCATGACAGCACAAACCGCTTCTTCCATGTGTCAGCATACGATCAGAGAACGAACACCTGCCTTCCTGACATTGGGATCCCTCCTCCGGTTGAGGATGCTGTCCATGGTGCTGTGGCTGCGGGGAAGGCTGACGGAGCTGCATCCATGCGGCAAGCTGACAGCCTGGAGCATCCTCATAAAAGAATCCTCGGAGGACCAAACTCATCCCCAGAATGGGACTCAGCAGCATGGGATCCGAAGACCTCTGTCACTGGCAAAAAGAATCAGGGCTAA